The following proteins are encoded in a genomic region of Ostrea edulis chromosome 7, xbOstEdul1.1, whole genome shotgun sequence:
- the LOC125655463 gene encoding peritrophin-1-like gives MIVLMFLCFGIFVSVTEGKTKACVHGTFSPHPTECSMYQVCVHGHQMNMTCVYGTAWDQKTSSCVDAAEKGCKIKDKSSDSFSCPSTFGQFPDPKDCTKYYVCSFGTATAKQCLKNTGWDPKLKLCNYLSNLPKCPP, from the exons ATGATTGTGTTAATGTTTTTGTGTTTTGGTATATTTGTTAGTGTTACCGAAGGAAAGACAAAAG cCTGTGTCCATGGAACGTTTAGTCCACATCCAACTGAATGCTCGATGTACCAGGTATGCGTCCATGGACACCAGATGAACATGACATGTGTGTATGGAACTGCATGGGACCAGAAAACGTCTTCGTGTGTAGACGCAGCGGAGAAAGGGTGTAAAATCAAAGATAAATCATCTG ATTCGTTTTCGTGTCCCTCTACCTTCGGTCAGTTCCCCGACCCCAAGGACTGCACCAAGTACTACGTGTGTTCGTTCGGAACAGCCACAGCGAAACAATGTCTCAAAAACACGGGATGGGACCCAAAGCTGAAGTTGTGCAACTACCTGAGTAATCTACCCAAGTGTCCTCCGTAA
- the LOC125655946 gene encoding cerebellin-3-like: MGPLFCLLGVFVITVAGSSCSDRNSCSMKLYEFENCLKTQHTAMEVRLQALETEMKELHEDTSYHASFLAGITPSVKLVNRSMLIFNNVMLNKGGGYNGTSGIFTAPVKGVYSFTLTIGLHAPEVATNNLEFHIMKSTEIVGFLFIEWEGKWLKRSESTVVDLQAGDRIHVMVAIAPDEFDELPGASDYPGSAYNNHFSGFLIEHEH; this comes from the exons ATGGGTCCTCTGTTTTGTCTGTTGGGCGTTTTCGTCATCACTGTTGCGGGTTCCTCATGTTCCGATAGGAATTCCTGTTCGATGAAGTTATACGAATTCGAAAACTGTCTCAAAACTCAGCATACCGCTATGGAAGTCCGTCTACAGGCACTGGAAACTGAGATGAAAGAGTTGCATGAAG ATACCAGCTACCATGCCTCGTTCCTTGCGGGTATTACTCCCTCTGTCAAACTTGTCAATAGAAGCATGCTGATATTCAACAACGTAATGCTCAACAAGGGCGGTGGTTACAACGGTACATCTGGCATCTTTACCGCCCCCGTGAAGGGCGTGTACTCTTTTACACTCACAATAGGCTTACATGCTCCAGAGGTCGCGACCAATAACCTTGAATTTCATATCATGAAAAGTACAGAAATTGTTGGTTTCTTGTTCATCGAATGGGAGGGTAAATGGTTGAAGAGATCTGAGAGCACTGTGGTGGACCTTCAGGCGGGAGACCGAATTCATGTAATGGTGGCCATTGCGCCAGACGAGTTCGATGAGCTTCCAGGTGCTTCCGACTATCCCGGAAGTGCGTACAATAACCACTTTTCTGGTTTCTTAATTGAGCATGAACATTAA
- the LOC125655945 gene encoding complement C1q tumor necrosis factor-related protein 7-like isoform X1, whose product MGPLFCLLGVFVITVAGSSCSDRNSCSMKLYEFENCMKTQDTAVEVRLQVLETEMKELHEDTSYHASFLAGITPSVKLVNRSILIFNNVMLNKGGGYNGTSGIFTAPVKGVYSFTLAIGLHSPEVATDHLRFHIMKNTEIVGFLFIEWEGKWLKRSENTVVDLQAGDQIHVMVATAPDEFDELSGSSHYPGSAYNSHFSGFLIDHGH is encoded by the exons ATGGGTCCTCTGTTTTGTCTGTTGGGCGTTTTCGTCATCACTGTTGCGGGTTCCTCGTGTTCCGATAGGAATTCCTGTTCGATGAAGTTATACGAATTCGAAAACTGCATGAAAACTCAGGATACCGCTGTGGAAGTCCGGTTACAGGTACTGGAAACGGAGATGAAAGAGTTGCATGAAG ataCCAGCTACCATGCCTCGTTCCTTGCGGGTATTACTCCCTCTGTCAAACTTGTCAATAGAAGCATTCTGATATTCAACAACGTAATGCTCAACAAGGGCGGTGGTTACAACGGTACATCTGGCATCTTTACCGCCCCCGTTAAGGGCGTGTACTCTTTTACACTCGCAATAGGCTTACATTCCCCAGAGGTCGCGACCGATCACCTTCGATTTCATATCATGAAAAATACAGAAATTGTTGGTTTCTTGTTCATCGAATGGGAGGGTAAATGGTTGAAGAGATCTGAGAACACTGTGGTGGACCTTCAGGCGGGAGACCAAATTCATGTAATGGTGGCCACTGCTCCAGACGAGTTCGACGAGCTTTCAGGTTCTTCCCACTATCCCGGAAGTGCGTACAATAGCCACTTTTCTGGTTTCTTAATTGATCATGGACATTAA